Proteins from a single region of Psychrobium sp. MM17-31:
- a CDS encoding DUF1761 domain-containing protein yields the protein MPDINLLAVLVAAISSFMLGGVWYSLLFGKVWMAETGIKGDEQHPAKVFGTSFIFTLIAAFVFATLLGPNPELERAITFGLYVGLGFVATSFGINYQFSNKSIRLLLIDAGYHVGQFVIYGAILGAWH from the coding sequence ATGCCCGATATCAATTTACTCGCGGTACTTGTCGCCGCAATTAGCAGCTTTATGCTGGGCGGTGTGTGGTATTCACTGCTGTTCGGAAAAGTGTGGATGGCGGAAACTGGCATCAAAGGTGACGAACAACATCCTGCTAAGGTCTTTGGCACCTCATTTATTTTCACCCTAATTGCTGCCTTTGTGTTTGCGACGTTATTAGGTCCCAATCCGGAATTAGAGCGCGCAATCACTTTCGGCCTATACGTTGGTCTTGGCTTTGTCGCCACCAGCTTTGGCATCAATTATCAATTTAGCAACAAAAGCATCCGCCTATTGCTTATCGATGCTGGTTATCACGTCGGTCAATTTGTTATCTACGGCGCGATTTTGGGAGCTTGGCACTAG
- the glpK gene encoding glycerol kinase GlpK, translating to MPNYILSIDQGTTSSRAVLFDDGGKVVAKSQTEFQQHFPQDGWVEHKPNDILSTVVQCAKEVMASSAVDVADVKCVGITNQRETTVVWDKTTGEAIYNAIVWQDRRTSEKCRELVESGHEKVVTSKTGLLLDPYFSASKLQWILDHVEGARARAEKGELAFGTIDTFLLWHLTQGHQHATDATNASRTMLFNIHQQQWDEELLTLFNIPKQILPQVKDSSDDFGMTDPAILGQAIPITAMIGDQQAALFGQTCFEKGMAKSTYGTGCFLMLNTGDEAITSNNRLLSTVAYRLNGKTTYALEGSIFMAGATVQWLRDGLEFIKDASETQAIAEQAPIDHGVFLVPAFTGLGAPFWDPNARGAIVGLTRDSGIKEIVSAGLQSVCYQTKDLQKAMESDGVRPTSLQIDGGMSQNDWTMQFLADILGANISRSSIMETTALGCAYLAGLQAGVFESLAQISSLWQQDKLFTPNMLATQRNGLYQQWLTAVNRVKTQ from the coding sequence ATGCCTAACTATATCCTTTCAATTGACCAAGGAACTACCAGTTCTCGCGCCGTGCTATTTGATGATGGAGGCAAAGTTGTCGCTAAATCGCAAACCGAGTTTCAGCAGCATTTTCCGCAAGATGGTTGGGTAGAGCACAAGCCGAACGACATTTTATCCACCGTAGTACAATGCGCTAAAGAAGTGATGGCAAGTTCTGCGGTTGATGTCGCCGATGTGAAATGTGTCGGTATTACTAATCAGCGTGAAACTACCGTGGTGTGGGACAAGACTACCGGCGAAGCAATTTATAACGCCATTGTTTGGCAAGACAGGCGTACTAGCGAAAAGTGTCGTGAGTTGGTCGAGAGTGGCCATGAAAAAGTGGTAACGAGTAAAACAGGCTTGCTACTCGATCCCTATTTTAGCGCCAGTAAATTGCAGTGGATTTTAGATCATGTCGAAGGGGCACGTGCTCGTGCTGAAAAGGGCGAGCTAGCCTTTGGCACCATAGACACCTTCTTATTATGGCATCTTACGCAAGGTCATCAACACGCAACAGATGCAACCAATGCATCTCGTACCATGTTGTTCAATATTCATCAGCAGCAGTGGGATGAAGAGCTGCTAACGCTATTTAATATTCCTAAACAAATTCTGCCGCAAGTTAAAGATAGTAGTGATGATTTCGGCATGACAGATCCTGCTATTCTAGGTCAAGCGATACCAATCACGGCGATGATTGGCGATCAACAAGCTGCACTATTTGGGCAAACCTGCTTTGAGAAAGGTATGGCCAAGAGTACTTATGGCACAGGATGTTTTTTAATGCTCAATACGGGTGATGAAGCTATTACGTCGAACAATCGTTTATTGTCGACTGTTGCCTATCGACTTAACGGCAAAACGACCTATGCCCTCGAAGGTAGTATCTTTATGGCAGGTGCGACAGTGCAATGGCTTAGAGATGGTCTAGAATTCATTAAGGACGCGAGCGAGACACAAGCAATTGCTGAGCAAGCCCCGATAGATCATGGGGTATTCTTAGTGCCTGCTTTTACCGGACTTGGTGCGCCATTTTGGGATCCAAATGCTCGTGGCGCTATTGTCGGTTTGACGCGAGATTCAGGCATTAAAGAGATCGTTAGCGCGGGATTGCAATCGGTGTGTTATCAAACCAAAGATTTGCAAAAAGCGATGGAATCAGACGGTGTGCGCCCAACATCGCTGCAAATTGACGGAGGCATGAGTCAAAACGATTGGACGATGCAGTTTTTGGCAGACATTCTAGGCGCCAATATCAGTCGCAGTAGTATTATGGAAACAACGGCTTTAGGTTGTGCTTACTTAGCGGGATTACAAGCGGGGGTTTTTGAATCTTTAGCACAAATATCGAGTCTATGGCAGCAAGATAAGCTCTTTACACCTAATATGTTAGCGACGCAGCGCAATGGACTTTATCAGCAATGGCTTACCGCCGTTAATCGCGTGAAAACTCAATAG
- a CDS encoding response regulator: MRSPTPTQSITEINALLSAKTLTPQSQLKGYLALARLYNTTAQPELAFKAANDALKYAKTKKLADGEAFANKLLGILHFYRDERLIAIEYYQKALVHFRNSKQHIQQAHLLNNMALANVAVNNFEAAIGQYEIAASLYKQHGEVIDELDVQFNIGILYNRLYQFDTSLVIYKRLNDRFTALGKSERLSRLNIEIGRTYRDIRKFKLAEQYLELAYQQVKKLDNDFHLAIAAELLAQVKVDLGLADEGRKLANEAIKLADVGKNVDAMIGGYIALASASYLAGDYDDALAKLSHANAIIEPENNPQRPETIWSIKSLIFAAQGKADKALKAQQQFAYLKGLRTSEQANIRLARFQAELDTDNLSRKVKDLTQKEQLQALEFEKTQQRYLLWMGTGIFAVVIMFFMYRGHVQAKLKQNLAQKVKLRTEELELLMEEVQEANATKNQFLANMSHELRTPLTAVIGQAEAIIAGDVEPEFVHKEVEIIYSNSTHLLTLLNDLLDLSRIEANKLELELKQHDIHKIIDKVGSFFKEQAQKKGLEFVIDNQLSTPFVMMVDELRLKQILINLCSNAIKFTYQGKVSIEIKSDNHCVVFKVIDTGIGLDEQQLAQIFNRFTQGDSSISRRFGGSGLGLCLSQQLALMMGGNIKVTSELGLGSEFEFTMPVSDKPCYVQQELPAVTQRLDPNLSLNGLVLLADDHNDNRRLTERLLRVLGLNVVTAADGYQAIKQYNLRKPDLVLLDIQMPEMDGIEAFKALRQQGARVPIIALTANAMNHEIEHYMRLGFDDYISKPIVRNYFVQVLARNLHQSVSNAQTQELATVDTSDISSDFKASFAKERENFTELLSTFDYTELAKAAHRFSGAAAMFQFTKLAVLAADIEKAIKQQQQLKAKELTQELINQLSNEH, from the coding sequence TTGCGATCTCCCACACCCACGCAATCCATCACCGAAATAAACGCATTGCTGTCAGCAAAGACGCTTACCCCGCAATCACAATTAAAAGGTTATCTCGCGTTAGCGCGGCTATACAATACCACTGCGCAGCCTGAGTTGGCCTTTAAAGCAGCGAACGATGCGCTAAAATACGCGAAAACGAAAAAGCTGGCTGATGGCGAAGCCTTTGCGAATAAGCTACTTGGTATTTTGCATTTCTATCGTGACGAGCGCCTGATTGCTATCGAATATTATCAAAAAGCGTTAGTGCATTTTCGCAATTCAAAACAGCACATTCAGCAGGCTCATCTTCTTAATAATATGGCGCTGGCCAATGTCGCAGTTAATAACTTTGAGGCTGCCATTGGCCAATATGAAATAGCAGCTAGCTTGTATAAGCAGCACGGTGAAGTTATCGACGAGCTAGATGTTCAGTTTAATATCGGGATTTTATACAACCGCTTGTATCAGTTTGATACCTCACTTGTGATCTATAAACGCCTCAATGACAGGTTTACTGCGCTTGGCAAAAGCGAACGACTAAGTCGTTTAAACATTGAAATTGGCAGGACATATCGCGATATTCGTAAATTTAAACTCGCCGAGCAATACTTGGAGCTGGCCTATCAACAGGTTAAAAAGCTTGATAACGACTTTCATCTCGCTATTGCTGCTGAGTTATTAGCTCAGGTCAAAGTTGATTTAGGATTAGCAGATGAAGGGCGAAAACTGGCTAACGAAGCCATCAAGTTGGCAGACGTTGGGAAAAATGTCGATGCGATGATTGGTGGTTATATTGCCTTGGCAAGCGCTAGTTATTTAGCGGGAGATTATGATGACGCATTAGCTAAGCTATCTCATGCTAACGCGATTATTGAACCCGAAAATAACCCACAGCGTCCTGAGACTATTTGGTCGATTAAATCATTAATTTTTGCGGCCCAAGGAAAAGCAGATAAAGCGTTAAAAGCGCAGCAACAGTTCGCTTATCTCAAAGGGCTGCGAACCAGCGAGCAGGCCAACATTAGGCTCGCGAGGTTTCAAGCAGAACTCGATACAGATAACTTATCGCGTAAAGTAAAAGATTTGACTCAAAAGGAGCAACTGCAAGCACTGGAGTTTGAAAAAACGCAGCAAAGATATTTGCTGTGGATGGGAACCGGGATATTTGCCGTTGTCATCATGTTCTTTATGTATCGCGGCCATGTTCAAGCAAAACTCAAACAAAATTTGGCACAAAAAGTTAAATTGCGCACCGAAGAGCTCGAGCTGTTAATGGAAGAGGTGCAGGAAGCAAACGCAACTAAAAATCAGTTTCTCGCTAATATGAGTCATGAGTTACGTACGCCATTAACGGCGGTGATCGGTCAAGCCGAGGCCATTATTGCTGGCGACGTCGAACCTGAGTTTGTCCATAAAGAAGTCGAGATAATTTATAGTAACAGTACCCATCTTTTGACGTTACTTAACGATTTACTTGATTTGAGCCGCATTGAAGCCAACAAGCTAGAGTTGGAGTTAAAACAGCACGATATTCATAAGATTATTGATAAAGTTGGCAGTTTTTTCAAAGAGCAGGCGCAGAAAAAAGGCTTAGAGTTTGTAATTGACAATCAACTGTCGACGCCGTTTGTGATGATGGTGGATGAATTACGCTTGAAGCAAATTTTAATCAATCTCTGTTCCAATGCTATTAAATTTACTTATCAAGGCAAGGTATCTATTGAAATAAAGTCGGATAATCATTGTGTTGTGTTTAAAGTTATCGATACTGGAATTGGTTTAGACGAGCAGCAATTAGCACAGATTTTCAATCGCTTTACTCAAGGTGATAGTTCCATTAGTAGACGCTTTGGCGGTTCTGGTTTAGGACTTTGTTTATCACAGCAATTGGCGTTGATGATGGGGGGCAATATAAAAGTGACTAGTGAACTTGGCCTTGGCAGTGAGTTTGAGTTTACGATGCCCGTTTCAGATAAGCCGTGCTATGTTCAGCAAGAATTGCCAGCTGTTACTCAACGTTTAGATCCTAATCTATCGTTAAATGGATTAGTACTACTGGCAGATGATCACAACGATAATAGGCGCCTTACAGAGCGTTTATTACGTGTATTGGGCCTCAATGTTGTCACTGCCGCTGACGGTTATCAAGCGATTAAACAATACAACCTACGCAAACCTGATCTCGTCTTACTCGATATTCAAATGCCAGAAATGGACGGTATTGAAGCTTTTAAGGCCTTGCGCCAGCAGGGTGCTCGAGTACCAATTATCGCCCTAACAGCCAATGCGATGAACCATGAGATTGAACATTACATGCGTTTGGGTTTTGATGATTATATTAGTAAACCCATTGTTAGAAACTACTTCGTGCAGGTGCTAGCCCGCAACCTTCATCAATCAGTGTCTAATGCCCAAACCCAAGAGCTTGCTACGGTGGATACATCTGATATCTCGAGTGATTTTAAAGCGTCATTTGCCAAGGAGCGAGAGAATTTTACTGAGTTATTATCGACCTTTGATTACACAGAATTAGCGAAAGCGGCACATCGCTTTTCTGGTGCTGCAGCTATGTTTCAGTTTACGAAATTAGCTGTACTTGCCGCCGATATTGAAAAAGCGATAAAACAACAGCAGCAACTCAAAGCTAAAGAATTAACCCAAGAGCTCATTAACCAATTAAGTAATGAACACTAG
- a CDS encoding sulfurtransferase, producing MSLSKESLLVDCHWLSQQLANPKVKIVDASMNKILGRTPILYDEPTCIVGSLDLALEEALADPDAPLANTISSAAQFAAHMDKLGIANDDIVVIYDNQGVYSSPRAWWLFKTMGHQQVVVLNGGLVDWIKRGFATESKHSKAVFKQDYQAQIDDSWLATQEQVEHAIDETNSAIIDARGELRFKGLSKEPRPNVRPGHIPSSLNLPFAEVLNDEFYKTSAQLQIVFQSLINSQSNVIFTCGSGITACIIMLGAYIAGYQNLRVYDGSWAEWGADESLPVET from the coding sequence ATGTCACTTTCTAAAGAATCCCTGTTAGTCGATTGTCATTGGCTTTCACAGCAATTAGCTAATCCAAAGGTCAAGATTGTTGACGCTAGTATGAACAAGATCTTGGGACGAACCCCAATCTTATATGATGAGCCGACGTGTATTGTTGGTAGTCTTGATTTGGCGTTAGAAGAGGCGCTAGCTGATCCCGACGCGCCGCTGGCTAACACGATTTCTTCCGCCGCGCAGTTTGCTGCGCATATGGATAAATTGGGCATTGCCAATGACGATATTGTGGTGATTTATGATAATCAGGGTGTATATAGCTCACCGCGCGCTTGGTGGCTATTTAAAACAATGGGTCATCAACAAGTTGTCGTTTTGAACGGTGGTTTGGTTGATTGGATAAAACGTGGTTTTGCGACAGAGTCTAAGCACTCAAAAGCGGTGTTTAAACAAGATTATCAAGCACAAATTGATGATAGTTGGTTGGCGACACAAGAACAGGTTGAACACGCAATTGACGAAACAAATAGCGCGATTATTGATGCCCGCGGTGAACTTCGATTTAAAGGGCTGTCTAAAGAGCCGAGACCAAACGTGCGACCAGGACACATTCCGTCATCGCTAAATTTACCTTTTGCCGAAGTACTAAATGATGAGTTTTATAAAACATCGGCGCAATTGCAGATAGTTTTTCAATCTTTAATTAACTCGCAATCTAACGTTATTTTTACCTGCGGTTCGGGTATTACCGCTTGTATTATTATGCTGGGCGCTTACATCGCCGGTTATCAAAACTTGCGTGTATATGACGGCTCATGGGCAGAGTGGGGCGCTGATGAATCGTTGCCTGTAGAAACTTAA
- the mgtE gene encoding magnesium transporter produces MPETVIEQDFSNKKFDELQNALNSGMFVHVRQILMDMPACDVALLLESSPYKSRQVLWQLVDHDDQGDILEELSEDVQKSIVKQMQAHQVAAATEGMDTDDLTDVLRTLPDSVYRQVLGAMDAQDRSRVEAAMAYEEDTAGSIMNTDTVTLRPDVNLDVVMRYLRLKGELPEATDMLYVVNKEDKLLGGVTLSTLITTNPIMTVAQVMDRTIEAIPATMDETEVAQQFERHDWLSAPVIDADGKLLGRITIDDVVDIIREEAEHSMMSMAGLDDEEDTFAPVVKSTRKRSVWLGINLLTALLAVAVSSLFEPILAQMAILAILNTLVPSMGGIAGNQTLTLIIRGMALGHIGDRNKRWLIGKELAIGALNGLLWAAILAAVVGLWQQDLKLSLVIAFAMLANMTAAGLSGVLIPLTLKRLKIDPALAGGVVLTTITDVVGIFAFLGTATLAYS; encoded by the coding sequence ATGCCAGAAACAGTCATCGAACAAGATTTCTCGAACAAAAAGTTCGACGAGCTTCAAAATGCCCTCAATAGCGGCATGTTCGTGCACGTTCGGCAAATATTGATGGATATGCCAGCCTGTGATGTCGCGCTACTACTTGAATCAAGCCCCTATAAAAGCCGCCAAGTATTGTGGCAGCTAGTCGATCATGACGATCAAGGTGATATCCTCGAAGAACTCTCTGAAGACGTTCAAAAAAGTATTGTTAAGCAGATGCAAGCCCACCAAGTTGCTGCCGCAACCGAGGGCATGGATACCGACGATCTTACCGACGTATTACGCACACTTCCCGATAGTGTTTATCGTCAAGTTCTAGGGGCGATGGACGCTCAAGATCGCAGCCGTGTTGAAGCTGCGATGGCGTATGAAGAAGATACCGCTGGCAGTATCATGAATACCGATACCGTCACCTTACGCCCAGATGTAAATCTCGATGTGGTGATGCGTTACTTACGTCTCAAAGGCGAGCTGCCTGAAGCGACGGATATGCTGTATGTGGTAAACAAAGAAGATAAGCTTCTCGGTGGTGTTACCCTGTCAACTTTGATTACTACCAATCCAATTATGACGGTCGCGCAGGTGATGGATCGCACCATCGAAGCAATCCCAGCTACCATGGATGAAACCGAAGTGGCACAGCAATTCGAGCGTCACGACTGGTTATCAGCGCCGGTTATTGATGCCGACGGCAAGCTACTAGGCCGTATCACTATCGATGATGTGGTTGATATTATCCGTGAAGAAGCCGAACACTCGATGATGAGTATGGCGGGTCTAGACGATGAAGAAGATACTTTTGCGCCAGTAGTTAAAAGTACTCGCAAGCGCTCTGTATGGTTGGGTATTAACTTGTTAACAGCGCTGCTAGCTGTTGCTGTAAGTAGTTTATTCGAGCCAATACTAGCGCAAATGGCTATTCTCGCCATTCTCAATACGTTAGTACCAAGCATGGGTGGTATTGCCGGAAATCAAACCCTAACTCTAATCATTCGTGGTATGGCATTGGGCCACATTGGCGATCGTAATAAGCGCTGGTTGATCGGTAAAGAATTGGCGATTGGTGCGTTAAACGGTTTGCTGTGGGCAGCTATTCTCGCCGCGGTTGTCGGTTTGTGGCAACAAGATCTCAAATTGAGCCTAGTAATAGCCTTCGCCATGCTCGCTAATATGACGGCGGCAGGTTTATCTGGTGTGCTCATACCACTGACTCTCAAACGTCTAAAAATAGACCCCGCACTGGCAGGTGGTGTAGTACTTACCACTATCACCGATGTGGTTGGTATATTCGCGTTCTTAGGGACAGCTACGCTGGCCTATAGTTAA
- the rapZ gene encoding RNase adapter RapZ, translating to MKLTIISGTSGAGKSVALRVLEDIGYYCVDNLPINLLIPFIKNTEDSDQPVAVSLDIRNIPNSTEELNELLESLKQYCELEILFLDASSTMLIKRYSETRRLHPLTQQCLTLTEAVKAEKEMLEPLAAAADLKIETGDLTIYQLSDLIKKRLLGTRSSELVLVFESFGFKHGLPRDVDYVFDVRFLPNPHWEPELRPLTGLDRPVQEYLESEPLVNKLENQITEFITDWLPELERNNRSYVTVAIGCTGGQHRSVYLAQKLAKNFSEQRHNIQIHHREMVRKGLIKVSN from the coding sequence GTGAAACTAACGATTATTAGTGGTACATCAGGCGCAGGGAAAAGCGTCGCTTTACGCGTCTTGGAAGACATTGGCTACTACTGTGTCGATAATTTACCGATTAATCTGTTAATTCCCTTTATCAAGAATACCGAGGATTCGGACCAACCTGTTGCGGTGAGTCTCGATATTCGCAATATTCCTAATTCAACCGAAGAGCTAAACGAGTTACTTGAATCGTTAAAGCAATACTGTGAATTAGAAATCCTGTTTCTGGATGCGTCGAGCACCATGCTCATTAAACGCTACAGCGAAACACGTCGTTTACATCCTCTGACTCAGCAATGTTTAACCCTCACCGAAGCTGTAAAAGCTGAAAAAGAGATGTTAGAACCCTTGGCCGCCGCCGCAGATCTAAAAATCGAAACTGGCGATCTCACTATTTATCAGCTCAGTGACCTGATTAAAAAGCGCCTGCTAGGCACTCGCAGCAGTGAACTGGTTCTAGTGTTTGAATCATTTGGCTTTAAACACGGTTTACCCCGTGATGTCGACTATGTATTTGACGTACGCTTTTTACCAAACCCACATTGGGAACCTGAGTTGCGACCGCTAACGGGACTCGACCGTCCAGTGCAGGAATATTTGGAAAGCGAGCCGCTAGTAAACAAACTCGAAAATCAAATTACTGAATTTATTACCGATTGGTTACCAGAGTTAGAACGCAATAACCGCAGCTATGTCACTGTCGCTATCGGTTGTACTGGCGGACAACACCGCAGTGTTTATTTAGCGCAAAAGCTAGCGAAGAACTTCTCTGAGCAACGCCATAACATTCAGATCCACCACCGTGAAATGGTGCGCAAGGGATTGATCAAAGTTTCAAACTAA